The Opitutales bacterium ASA1 genome window below encodes:
- a CDS encoding aldo/keto reductase — protein sequence MKLREFGKTGVHVSEVGFGGWAIGGSWGAQAESDSVAALQRALDLGVTFVDTAAGYGNGRSEKTIARVLDGRWGRESVIVATKTPPAPGAWPPSPHCKADERYSETYLRNNVEERCRMLGTSCIDLLQLHTWTRAWNRDPRPLATLRKLQSEGLIRWVGVSTPEHDQNCVIDLIRGGWVDAVQLIYNLFEQEPAAELLDVAKEHGVAVIVRVPFDEGVLTGKFTEATTFPEGDFRRNYFAGDRLARAIRRVEAIREDLRASDYTLPQVALKFILAHPAVSVVIPGMRNAMQAALNCSVSDLGDLSPELLVRLRRHNWRRAFWYMGK from the coding sequence ATGAAACTGCGTGAATTCGGCAAGACCGGGGTGCACGTGTCGGAGGTCGGCTTCGGAGGTTGGGCCATCGGCGGGAGTTGGGGCGCGCAGGCCGAGAGCGACTCGGTCGCTGCGCTGCAGCGCGCGCTGGATCTGGGGGTGACTTTCGTCGACACGGCGGCCGGTTACGGAAACGGACGCAGCGAGAAGACGATCGCCCGCGTCTTGGACGGCAGATGGGGCCGAGAGTCGGTGATCGTGGCGACGAAGACTCCGCCCGCGCCCGGCGCATGGCCGCCTTCGCCGCATTGTAAAGCGGACGAACGCTACTCCGAAACCTACCTGCGGAACAACGTCGAGGAACGGTGCCGCATGCTCGGGACCTCTTGCATCGACCTGCTCCAACTGCACACGTGGACGCGAGCGTGGAACCGCGACCCGCGGCCGCTCGCGACGCTGCGCAAACTCCAGTCCGAAGGGTTGATCCGCTGGGTCGGGGTCTCCACGCCGGAGCACGACCAGAATTGCGTGATCGATCTGATCCGCGGGGGCTGGGTGGATGCGGTGCAGTTGATCTACAACCTCTTCGAGCAGGAACCGGCGGCGGAGTTGCTCGACGTCGCGAAGGAACACGGCGTGGCCGTGATCGTGCGCGTGCCGTTCGACGAAGGCGTCCTGACCGGCAAGTTCACCGAAGCGACGACATTCCCGGAGGGCGATTTCCGGCGCAACTACTTCGCCGGCGATCGTCTTGCGCGTGCCATCCGCCGGGTGGAGGCGATCCGGGAGGACTTGCGTGCGAGCGATTACACGCTGCCGCAGGTCGCACTGAAGTTCATCCTCGCGCATCCGGCCGTCAGCGTCGTCATCCCGGGCATGCGCAACGCCATGCAGGCGGCGTTGAATTGTTCTGTCTCCGATCTCGGTGACCTGTCGCCGGAGTTGCTCGTACGCTTGCGTCGGCACAACTGGCGACGGGCGTTCTGGTACATGGGCAAGTGA
- the yhbY gene encoding ribosome assembly RNA-binding protein YhbY yields MKGFQKAYLRALGKTLDPTVIVGKGGLTPEVMREVHRAFDRQELIKVKFTAFKLKDEKDEMAESIALQTDAFMAGMVGHTALFYKVASDPKRRLISVPAAPEEELVGAGSGGGKLLQRVAGK; encoded by the coding sequence ATGAAAGGATTCCAGAAAGCCTATCTGCGTGCTCTTGGTAAGACCCTCGACCCGACGGTCATCGTCGGCAAGGGAGGTCTCACCCCCGAGGTGATGCGCGAAGTTCACCGCGCCTTCGACCGCCAAGAGCTGATCAAAGTGAAATTCACCGCCTTCAAACTGAAGGACGAGAAAGACGAGATGGCCGAAAGCATCGCTCTCCAGACCGACGCTTTCATGGCCGGCATGGTCGGCCACACCGCTCTCTTCTACAAAGTGGCCTCCGATCCGAAGCGCCGGCTCATCTCCGTGCCTGCGGCCCCCGAGGAAGAACTCGTGGGTGCCGGCAGCGGAGGCGGCAAACTGCTTCAACGCGTAGCCGGCAAGTAG
- a CDS encoding carboxypeptidase M32, with product MTEAPYGKLVRLLQHADRIGSVFSLLSWDEQVNLPTASSARRAAQSATLAELHHRAAVDPGIGDALAELEAASGELDEASRRQVMLARRDYDRARRLPAEFVAAKAALDSEAFHAWCGARKDSDFAAFAPYLRRQVNMAREEATLMGFGDRVYDYLLDKHDPGLTADYVTKVFGELRASVVPFVERILGAGVISRKAEMKGFAVAEQESFLREVVGRLGFDFTRGRIDVAVHPFCSGDGADTRLTTRFSGDDPLSSLYGAIHEAGHGMYEQGLPREWLGTPLGSAVGMAVHESQSRLWENQVGRGRAFWTFFEGAYRARFGDRLADWSSADLMLAVNSVAREPIRVEADEVTYNLHVILRFEIERRLFDGGLEVAELPAAWNDLSRRLLGLIPEDDAHGVLQDVHWSGGAFGYFPSYTLGNMMAAQLWFAALKAMPDLEEDFARGEFGRLLGWLRAEVHAHGRRFDTRALVRKVTGEDLSPVHLMRYLEERYAPLYLPATR from the coding sequence ATGACAGAGGCACCCTACGGGAAACTTGTTCGGCTGCTCCAGCATGCGGATCGCATAGGGTCGGTGTTTTCTTTGCTGAGTTGGGATGAGCAGGTGAATTTGCCTACCGCTTCCAGCGCACGCCGAGCGGCTCAAAGTGCGACGCTCGCGGAGCTGCACCATCGAGCGGCGGTGGATCCTGGGATCGGTGATGCGTTGGCGGAGCTGGAAGCCGCTTCGGGCGAACTCGACGAAGCGTCGCGCCGCCAAGTGATGCTCGCTCGTCGCGATTACGATCGGGCTAGACGGTTGCCGGCGGAGTTCGTGGCAGCCAAGGCGGCGCTCGACAGCGAGGCGTTTCATGCGTGGTGCGGTGCGCGGAAGGATTCGGACTTCGCTGCGTTCGCACCGTACCTGAGACGTCAGGTGAACATGGCGCGCGAGGAGGCGACGCTGATGGGGTTCGGTGACCGCGTTTACGATTACCTTCTCGACAAGCACGATCCGGGTTTGACGGCGGACTACGTGACGAAGGTCTTTGGTGAGTTGCGGGCGTCGGTCGTTCCGTTCGTGGAGCGTATCCTCGGAGCGGGGGTGATCTCGCGGAAGGCGGAGATGAAGGGCTTCGCAGTGGCCGAGCAGGAGTCGTTCTTGCGGGAGGTGGTGGGGCGGCTCGGATTCGATTTCACGCGTGGGCGCATCGACGTGGCGGTACACCCGTTTTGCTCGGGGGACGGTGCGGACACGCGCCTGACTACGCGGTTTTCGGGGGACGATCCGTTGAGTTCGCTCTACGGCGCCATCCACGAGGCTGGTCACGGGATGTACGAGCAAGGACTTCCGAGGGAGTGGCTCGGTACTCCGTTGGGGTCCGCGGTCGGCATGGCGGTGCACGAGTCGCAGAGCCGGCTGTGGGAGAACCAGGTAGGGCGCGGACGGGCGTTTTGGACCTTCTTCGAAGGCGCTTACAGGGCTCGTTTCGGCGATCGTCTGGCGGATTGGTCGTCGGCGGATCTGATGTTGGCGGTCAACAGCGTGGCGCGGGAGCCCATTCGGGTGGAGGCCGACGAGGTAACCTACAACCTGCACGTCATTCTGCGATTCGAGATCGAGCGACGGCTGTTCGACGGTGGTTTGGAGGTGGCGGAACTACCCGCGGCATGGAACGATCTGTCGCGGCGATTGCTCGGTCTGATTCCCGAGGACGATGCACACGGGGTGTTGCAGGACGTGCACTGGTCGGGAGGGGCGTTCGGCTATTTTCCGAGCTACACGTTGGGGAACATGATGGCCGCCCAGCTTTGGTTCGCGGCTTTGAAGGCGATGCCCGATTTGGAGGAGGACTTCGCCCGCGGGGAGTTTGGTCGATTGCTCGGTTGGCTCCGAGCCGAGGTCCACGCGCACGGGCGGCGTTTCGACACTCGGGCCTTGGTACGCAAAGTGACGGGCGAGGACCTCTCGCCCGTCCACCTGATGCGCTACTTGGAAGAGCGCTACGCGCCGCTCTACTTGCCGGCTACGCGTTGA